The proteins below come from a single uncultured Carboxylicivirga sp. genomic window:
- a CDS encoding dihydroorotate dehydrogenase-like protein, with protein MANLETKYLGLTLKNPIIVSSSGLTNSIQKIARVVEAGAGAVVLKSLFEEQINVEINNAIYKGEGVDYPEAIDYIKGYTRDNAVGEYLQLIKNAKAQFDVPIIASINCFSADEWVDFAQQIQESGADALELNVFMVNTDKNSDPAEYEQLYHDVITNVSKVVSIPISIKLGMYFSNLVNVVNKLSVSGAKGVVMFNRFYEPDIDIDKMTITSSEVFSSPHDMQHTLRWVAIMSDKVDNIDISASTGIHDGEAVIKQLLAGASTVQVCSTIYKNGAAVIANMKAELESWMDKKGFATINDFKGKMNYGTIGDPHLYERAQFMKYFSKHE; from the coding sequence ATGGCAAATTTAGAAACTAAATATCTTGGATTAACTCTTAAAAATCCAATTATAGTAAGCAGCTCGGGTTTAACAAACAGTATTCAAAAAATTGCAAGAGTAGTTGAAGCAGGAGCAGGAGCGGTTGTCTTAAAATCACTTTTCGAAGAGCAAATCAACGTTGAAATCAATAATGCAATTTATAAAGGAGAAGGGGTAGATTATCCCGAAGCTATTGATTATATAAAAGGTTATACTCGTGATAATGCTGTAGGTGAATATCTTCAATTAATCAAAAATGCAAAAGCACAATTTGATGTGCCGATTATTGCAAGTATAAATTGTTTTTCTGCTGATGAGTGGGTTGATTTTGCTCAACAAATTCAGGAGTCGGGTGCCGATGCATTAGAATTGAATGTATTTATGGTTAATACCGATAAAAACAGCGATCCGGCTGAATACGAGCAATTATATCACGATGTAATTACAAATGTAAGCAAAGTAGTAAGTATTCCTATTTCAATAAAATTAGGAATGTATTTTTCTAACTTGGTTAATGTTGTCAATAAATTATCTGTATCGGGGGCAAAAGGAGTAGTGATGTTTAATCGCTTTTATGAGCCTGATATTGATATTGATAAGATGACTATTACTTCATCGGAAGTTTTTAGTTCACCACACGATATGCAACATACTTTACGCTGGGTTGCTATTATGTCAGATAAAGTTGATAATATTGATATATCTGCATCAACAGGAATACACGATGGTGAAGCAGTTATCAAACAATTATTAGCAGGAGCAAGTACAGTACAGGTTTGTTCAACCATTTATAAAAATGGTGCTGCAGTAATTGCTAATATGAAGGCAGAGTTAGAAAGTTGGATGGATAAAAAAGGCTTTGCAACCATTAATGATTTTAAAGGTAAAATGAATTATGGTACTATCGGTG